A portion of the Faecalibacterium sp. I3-3-89 genome contains these proteins:
- a CDS encoding endonuclease MutS2, which translates to METSYLKTLELDKIIARAAEGCVCKESREKLLALEPQCDPDEVRYALEQTDAINSLLIKNGSPRFGGVEGVSQLAARAVKGGVLSMGELLMVAGALRNFQNLVSWYGSSEHDALPTDDLFYALAPQPGLEQQISSAILAPDAMADTASHTLNDLRKKIRATENSIRDRLESMVRNMDTSKHLQESVVSIRNGRYVVPVKSEYRGEVSGIIHDVSSTGATVFVEPQAVVEANARILQYRAQEAQEIERILVAFTGQVAAIEPQFQYSYKAMLEIDVLLAKARLALDMKAFKPTVRTDTSFSLIRARHPLIDAKKCVPVDISLGRDYDSLIITGPNTGGKTVTLKTAGLLCAMAQCGFLIPADERSEICVFDEFLVDIGDEQSIEQSLSTFSGHMKKITGILELAMPRTLVLLDELGAGTDPAEGAALAVAIIEELRRRGVLLMATTHYAELKVFALETKGVVNASCEFDLETLRPTYKLSVGVPGKSNAFLISEKLGIPERVIEAAQQHLSAEDKRLDAVLGQLDDLKLQLKASQDEVEGLKNEAAHQLDAARQKRDELIQQGENELEAARAKARALAQEVESKAYALTDELRQLQKDERMNTQQKAQRAREIAKKESEKLFMGTEVVHNPVKEFVPLKEVKVGQEVCIAELNQLATVLSLPDKNGDVLVRAGIIKTKVPLKGLKQPEKLVKEAKPQTKAQQRYSRLTGDVNRPNGRVERVQRTAKMECNLLGLTVDEALPEVDSFIDRAILNGQTVVYLIHGNGTGALRTAIHKHLRGNRMVKSFRLGRYGEGESGVTVVELK; encoded by the coding sequence ATGGAAACAAGTTATTTGAAAACGCTGGAGCTGGACAAGATCATTGCCCGGGCAGCGGAAGGGTGCGTGTGCAAGGAGTCGCGCGAAAAGCTCCTTGCGCTCGAGCCTCAGTGCGACCCCGATGAAGTGCGGTATGCGTTGGAACAGACCGACGCCATCAACTCGCTGCTCATCAAGAATGGTTCGCCCCGTTTCGGCGGGGTAGAGGGCGTCAGTCAGCTGGCAGCCCGCGCAGTCAAGGGTGGCGTCCTCTCGATGGGCGAGCTTCTGATGGTCGCAGGCGCACTCCGCAACTTCCAGAACCTCGTCAGCTGGTATGGTTCCTCGGAGCACGACGCCCTGCCGACCGATGATCTGTTCTACGCGCTGGCCCCTCAGCCCGGCTTGGAACAGCAGATCTCGAGCGCCATCCTTGCGCCGGATGCAATGGCAGATACGGCCTCGCATACCCTGAACGACCTGCGCAAGAAGATCCGTGCAACGGAAAACAGCATCCGCGACCGTCTGGAAAGCATGGTCCGCAACATGGACACCTCCAAGCATCTGCAGGAAAGCGTCGTCTCCATCCGGAATGGCCGTTATGTCGTGCCCGTCAAGAGCGAGTATCGCGGTGAAGTAAGCGGCATCATCCACGATGTCTCGTCCACTGGCGCGACCGTTTTCGTTGAGCCGCAGGCCGTCGTGGAGGCGAATGCGCGCATCCTGCAGTACCGCGCACAGGAAGCGCAGGAGATCGAGCGCATCCTTGTGGCATTCACCGGTCAGGTCGCAGCCATCGAGCCGCAGTTCCAGTATAGCTACAAGGCAATGCTGGAGATCGACGTCCTGCTGGCAAAGGCCCGCCTTGCGCTGGACATGAAGGCGTTCAAGCCCACTGTCCGTACAGACACCTCTTTTTCCCTCATTCGGGCGAGACATCCGCTCATCGATGCAAAAAAATGTGTGCCTGTCGATATTTCACTGGGCAGGGACTACGATTCGCTCATCATTACCGGCCCCAACACCGGCGGCAAGACTGTCACACTGAAAACGGCTGGTCTGCTTTGTGCAATGGCGCAGTGCGGCTTCCTCATCCCGGCGGATGAGCGCAGTGAGATCTGCGTCTTTGATGAATTTCTTGTGGACATCGGCGATGAGCAGAGCATCGAGCAGAGTCTGTCTACCTTCTCTGGTCATATGAAGAAGATCACCGGCATCCTCGAGCTTGCCATGCCCCGCACGCTGGTGCTTCTGGACGAGCTGGGTGCAGGTACCGACCCGGCGGAGGGCGCAGCGCTGGCGGTTGCGATCATCGAAGAACTGCGCCGCCGCGGCGTGCTTCTGATGGCGACCACTCACTACGCAGAGCTGAAGGTGTTCGCTCTCGAGACAAAGGGAGTCGTCAACGCCAGCTGCGAGTTTGATTTGGAGACGCTGCGCCCGACCTACAAGCTCAGCGTGGGCGTGCCGGGCAAATCCAACGCCTTCCTCATCAGCGAAAAGCTTGGCATCCCGGAGCGGGTCATTGAGGCGGCCCAGCAGCATCTTTCGGCAGAAGACAAGCGTCTGGACGCCGTTCTGGGCCAGCTGGACGATTTGAAGCTGCAGCTCAAGGCCAGTCAGGACGAGGTCGAGGGCCTGAAGAATGAGGCTGCACATCAGCTGGATGCTGCCCGTCAGAAGCGCGACGAACTGATCCAGCAGGGTGAAAACGAGCTGGAAGCTGCCCGTGCCAAGGCCCGTGCACTGGCGCAGGAGGTGGAGAGCAAAGCCTACGCTTTGACCGATGAGCTGCGCCAGCTCCAGAAAGACGAGCGGATGAACACCCAGCAGAAGGCACAGCGTGCCCGCGAAATCGCCAAGAAAGAGTCCGAGAAGCTCTTTATGGGCACGGAGGTGGTGCATAACCCCGTCAAGGAGTTCGTGCCGCTGAAGGAGGTCAAAGTAGGGCAGGAGGTCTGCATTGCAGAGCTGAATCAGCTGGCTACGGTGCTCTCGCTGCCGGATAAAAACGGTGATGTGCTGGTGCGTGCCGGCATCATCAAGACCAAAGTGCCGCTCAAGGGCCTCAAGCAGCCGGAAAAGCTGGTCAAGGAGGCGAAGCCTCAGACCAAGGCCCAGCAGCGCTACTCCCGCCTGACCGGCGATGTCAATCGTCCCAACGGCAGGGTAGAGAGGGTACAGCGCACCGCAAAAATGGAGTGCAACCTGCTGGGTCTCACGGTGGACGAGGCTCTGCCGGAGGTGGATTCCTTCATCGACCGCGCTATCCTGAACGGACAGACTGTGGTGTATC